aaaaagtCACCTTATGgactatgtttattttaaatgaattcagataaaaatgaagagacgatttaaaatattttaagtcttGAAATCAATTTTGGAATTCGGTTAATATTTCTTCTGGCTTTCTTATTTACTCGTACTCGTTAAGATTTTCTAGTTTAATATTGTAAGAAATTTTTTtaagtcgagtaaaatgactaaatatgtatacaaatcgGTCTGGAGTGAGTTGATTACTAACTTTTGTGTCTCGCCACTCTTAATGTTCTTTCGCGTAGTTTTCGATGTGTCGTATCACTCTTAGtttggatggaaatggaatttgttacaaagttgcatttggtctttcatttgttgtcagtaatttaaaagACATTATGAAACACATAcggaacgataataatttttttaaatgataacacagaattgaaaaggatctcgggtacatttatcgagagccacaagtaattcttcaaagagccgcatgtggctcgcgagccgcagtttggccacccctgtctTATAGAGATGGATtatttggaagcggttgtcgcgTATATTTAGTGTTCTACTAATCGTTTGAAGTTTAGAGTTGAcagaaaaaaataacaaataataaaaaatacttatagactaaatacaatagggggatCCATGGCCCCGTTGaccccctctgtatccgcgcctgcgTGCTCGTTTATATCGTGTTGGATCGTACACAGATTAGTTGAGGAAataaagctgaaaaaatggcaaaacctcgcaattttttcgtccagcatcgatttgtacaaaaatttggttttaggatcattacaccctctagtttattttctatattgagccgttgtacgcttttggttttttaagggtgaaactacccctaattgtaaaaaattataaaataacattttaaactttaatattatcaacatttggttcttattcgttacataatgattgttttatgctttaagatatactatcataatatttcaacccttaaaaccacccttgttggagctatacaaggtgtcccaaaagtagtggaacggtcaaatatttcacgaactaaacatcggatcgaaaaactgaaaaatcgtgttcaataattttcaaaaatctatccaatggcaccaaacaccaacccccactacacccactgggggtggggtggggggtaactttaaaatcttaaatggaaacccccagtttttcttgcagattttaattcgttacgtaaaagtaagcaacttttattcaagacattttttcgaactgtggatagatggcgctataattgggaaaagtatttatcctgataccatagttaaattatagaaacggtctagtaTCTCACGAAATGCATTTCCAAATgggaaactaaaaaacagatttttaatctttttcgaaaacctttcaaataacaccaaacgtgaccctccaacccaccccttggaggtggggtgggggggtaactttaaaatcttaaatagcaacccccactttttattacagattcggatccgtcatgaaaaattaagcaacatttattcgaaaatttggtttgtgttactaaaagatacaattaggatatctacagtttttttgattaaatgcatatttttcgaggttttctcaaaaaaccatctaaaaaagtcgattttttcatcgaaatactgttactttcaagcacgaataactcgaaaaatattagttttacgaagaaaatgtaaaaaacatttttttcttagaattaccttttacatcgatttacatggttaaaatgtaataaaaaattcccgcccccgagatggggtggcaaccaccccccaaggatttagcgtacagcggcatgatatagaaaatgaaccttggactattccctaccttctgtgaaaatttcaagtaaatccatgctggacgaaaaaattgcgagccaaaatgcttcatttcctcgactagatGGTTTATTAGAATTTCTATCTTGTCTtcttgatttttgaagttatacttctttaggcgcgattgggagtaaatgtaaatgtgcgcgaattcatcaaaaattgttGGTGCTACGTGCAAATACGTTATACGTTCGCTCTGGTTGGGcattcaaatgacatgtcaagaattattcaatatggcggttgtggttaaagaatgtgttgttgtcatttttatttataattatggtTGTTAAGTTGTGTTTTAAAAGTCGTTAGAACAGAGACAAAGGTAAGTTTATAGTTgtactgactttttaaatagtttttatatatatttttggacttaataatacagaaaaaaagagtgtgtgtactttgtacacacgtaaggAGTTTTATAcctctattattatgatttcaatgaaacaaatatattttaatcattttaattgtatttttatttaaatattaaactaattttaatacttaaaataataccaaaaattaaaaataacattaatacgtcattttttatGAACTCTCTCTTGAGGAATCGTAGCAAAtctaaaaaacgtcagattttctacacaaatgttttaattttaataggaGTATAACTTCTTACAGCTGCCCTgcccaggacagagaagggtggagacatcttgaggaggcctatgtccgacagtggacaaatttggctgtgttatgatgatgatgatcatgatAACTTTTCACGTGCGTACACACTATTTTTTTCTCATATATTTtgataatatgtaaaaaaaagtaaatacaaTAGTTGTAGATCTTTTTATTACATACAACTttgctatttaatttttttaagtaaatagtTTGTCCGAAAAGATGATAAACCGTAGTTTACACTTAAAACTCACCCTTTTCCAATTTCCGAATTCAGATCACCCGTaaattatttttcctttatttttttttatactttcTTCCTTTTTAAATGGATTCCATCATGTTCCTATGTCTTCGGCCCTGGTCTAAAtttgaattttaaaatattaagatcgataTTACAGCTACATCATAAATTAAGCAACGCCAATTCAGCTACGTTCTGATTGAAAAATAGTATTATTCATTATCGCTCGCTCTCCATCCAATGTTAGCATTTCTTGGGCTGGCCATCAGGGCGATTGATGACCAAGGGTTATAAGGACGGATAATGGGCCAAATTAGATTATCCAGCGGACACTGGCCGAGCATGTGACGTCAATATTTCTCCGAAATGGTACCTATGAGAAATTCATTTGGTCGTTTATTTGAATCACACTAATTGGTTTCGATTGTTGGACAGTAGTCCGAAGGTAATGCGGAGATGAAGGAAAATATACTGAGGACGTGTCAACTTACTGTTGCTTGTGTTTTCTTACGTGGAATTTATAACTCTAAATAAAAATGTCACACAGTGATTAAGTATTTTACAGTTTGTAGAATAATGACCATAAATCAAAAGCTAGGAAATACTAAAGAAAAGATATAGGGTCGAAATGTAGAACAACGAACAACTATGGAACTACTTCAAAGAGGTTATAATAAATACACCGACAGAAGTGTGTGGAACAAGTAAGAAGAGCAGTAAAAGAAAACAAACTGAATGGTGgaataaataattaaaagaacaaataaaaagaaaaaattgctTGGAAAATATAGATAAGTACTTACAAAATAAAACACCAGAAAACTATGAAGAATgtgaaaaatatagaaaattagtAAAATCATTTTGTTACAAAAGCAAACGGACACATGGACTGAATTTGAAAAATAGATGGAAACAAACGGTAGAGAAGCTATTGTAAAAATGAAAAACGGAAAAGCACCCGGGTATGAAAGAATAACACGTGAAATGATGAAAACATGGGACAAAATGCAACAGAGTTATTATTAAAGATATTTAATGCCATATAGAGACAAGAACAGATACCAATTGGCTGGCAGAAGGCTCAGATGGTACCGATTTTTAAAAAGATAGAACGGATTGCAACAACTACAGAGGAAAACACTCTTAAGTACTTCCATGTTCCATGAATATATAagaaaaaatattcaacaaatGAATAACCGAAAGAATTGATAGCAAAATTGAGGAATCAAAAATCGGATTCAGAAACGGTAGACGCACCCATgatcaaatatttaaaatcaacCAAATAATAGATAAATATCAGCAACAGGAAAAAAGAATAATCTGGCATATATAGAGTTTGAAAAGGCTTTTGACCTGTACCAAGGGAAAAATTATGGGAACTATTATACTAGAGAGGTAAAAATAACAAAATGGTAAAGGTAATTAAGAACATTTATAACAGAAATATGAATTATGTCATCAgtcaaaaaaaaacattaaaaccATTTACTACAAACCAGGTTCTGAGACAACATGAATGAAATAATTAGAGAATAGGTCTTGATTATATTCTCAGAGTATTTTAACAAtctattttaaataataataccAGAGAGAATTTTGTATTCTACATTTAGCAATGTTATTAAATAGTGAATTCCTCCCCAAAGTTCGGATCCCCCATGTTTTAGTAATTCTGCCGAAATTCTTTAGTTTcttttagtttctttattatcTGCACCACTTCTTCATAACTTggatttttaatgttgttctccGCCTTATGATTATTGTCTCGCTttattcattttcattttcagcgTTTAGGTTTTTTTTTCGAAGTATTCTTCCATCTCCTAATAATTTTTTGCTTCTCTGTTAGTAGTTCCCCGTCCTTGTCTTTGCATATCgtcaattttggtccaaatgactgtgtgctttcttttattcttttatagaattttctgctTTCGTGTTTGTTGTTATGCTTTaggatttcttcttcttcttaacataacataacataacattcttcgataacaccaacGCTCAAAAGCTTCCAATTTCTTAGGATTtcttgtatttattttttcaaagcctctttTTTCTTATTCTGCAGATTCTAATCGCTTGTAATTCTGTATTCGTTATCAATTCCCCCTCTATTTTTTGTGTTTCTTTGAAGTTGATTAAATCTAACTTGCCTTTTTTCCTCTACTGCAGTTCTGCATTCATCATCATATCTATCATTTCGCATTTATTTGTCTTTTGGCTTTTCCAACAGTTTCCTCTGTAGATTTCGTTATTATTGTTGTTCATTGTTTCCATTCCTCCTCTGCAGTATCTTCGTATCTGGTTCCCTTGAGTTTTATTGGAGAGCATTTTAATATTCTTGTTTTTCTGTTGGGTTATTAAATTCTACAACAttccattttttaattcgacTATTTGTCCCTTTTGCCACTGTTGCGATTTTCTGCCGCAATTTTGCCCCCACAAGATAGTGATCTGAGTCACAGTTCACACTCCATTCGCACATGTTGCGCATTTTTTTGAGATGAAGATGTTGGTTAATATGATGGTTTCTGGCTTTGTTGGTTCCTGGTATTTTTATGGTTCCGTAGAATGTGTCCAAATATATAACTATCAAAATTTCTTGAATTTATTCGCGAAGAATCTTTCTCAAAAAATTTTTGCTATTGATTGTAAGTTAAAAGAAAGATTGtattaatataattatatttaaataataaataaataaattacaaataaataATACTGTTCGAAATATTAACTTTTTGTCTTCTGAGATCCATAGAAAACTGGAGCAAACTGTTCGTTATCGCTAAGGCTGTTTGAAACAGGATAATGCGCTGAATAAGGATCATGATACGGATTATTACCGTAAGCCCCATATCCATAAGGAATGTGGTTAAAGCTGTAACCAAACCTGTCGTGATCCTCTTCACTTTCGTGACCATGGATTGGTAACGTGGTCACTTTCACCTTGGGTTGATGTTTACTATTTTCGAAAATCTTTTTCAGGGCTACTCCTCCGACTATTATAAGTGCAGCTTTGGCGGCTAGGAGGGACTTGGCTGCGATGATGCCGAGGATTTTCATGAACAGTGGACCAGTTAGACCAAAAATGCCCAAGAGTACCATAAAGGCATATTGGTAATatctaaaataaaacaataaatgtattaaacattattcaTTTGACTTGCATGCGTCAAGTAAACATCGTATCAATAGAAAATGAATAAAGCCATAATTACGGTGATAATAGTTTGAAAgttagcaaaattaaaatcatatTGTGTTACTCAAAAATATCAAGTGAGCAAAACTTACAAAAAATCAAGATAAAAGCCAAAATGAGCAGATGGTGAGGACAAACATTTGCTGTTTGGGTCTTCTGTGCTTCtatctatggtacacatcataaCTTAACATCTCTCGCAGGATCAGGACTGGGTGGTCCTCTAtctcagcaaattttgttctgactTTTTCGTCTATCATATCCAGCACCCTTATTTAATTTAAGTCTCGGCTGTGATGTGTCTGGTCGCATTTGCagcagcttctctgaggcagttgtgTGCTGCTTCAATATTCTTTTCGTTACTTTGACatgtgtccccatgcgagagatgcatATGTAATTATTGGTAGTATGATGCTgtttatcagtcttaattttgttttcatagctagtttgcttcttcttcctgtgagtcccGGCTTTGTCTGTTGCTGTTTTCTGGATCGTCGCGTTAACATGTGGTGTGAATGTTAGACCTTGGTCTATTGTGACTCCTAGACATTAAGCTCCATTTTGCCCTTCGATGGGTTTACCTTGCACTGTTAAATGtcttctgggttatctcttctcttGTAGAAGATAACTATATAGATATAGATGAGATAAGGTATATTCTGGATTTATTGCCAGttccattggatactccattcttctatcGTATCCAGTGCCGTCTATGGATTTCTTACAGCTATATACAGGTTCCTGTGTTTTGACGGGATTGCAGTGTTGTCTGCTTAAAGGCCAATTAGtgtttctatctatctatctaaaagcgaggttcctacagcctctgccgcttctcgcactTCGaacgccatcgttttctgtccatcagAGTCCAAttcaaagctttctttggccatctatcttcattcattcgtttcacgtgaccataccacactagttgtctagtttcaattctatctacactggaatatacagtatgtgtcctccttctaatatcttcattcctgatgtgatcttttttagatataccacacgctctccttagataatccatttctactacttctattctttttctatctttttttgtcatctgccaaacttctgccccataagtcataataggctctacccaggtacgatagattgtcaatttcgttttttgtcttatatctttagaccacagtagagagcttagaatgtttaccgcttttttgccctgctgcgttctcttttcgatgcctcttttggtagtgccttctttagatagtatagatccgagatatttatattcattacatctttttgtggttctaatttctaactctggatcttcttcatcattcattattttaagatactctgtctttgacatattcatattttataatcatatattcatatattcatattttataatcatatattcatattttataatcatattttataatcatataatatgaTTAGTGTTTCTGCTGTATATATCCTATATAGGAGGGGGTGATAATACTGCCCCCTGTGGTACTACATCTTCAGGGATTCCGCGTTAAGATAGAACTGGTCATATCTGGACCCTAAACCTAAGATATGAGGAGATCTTAATAACCTAAGAGTTAAGAGTATTGCATTTGAACGCAAAGAGCCTATTTCAACATCAACAGACGTAATGGCGTATGACGTAACAATAGCAGCTTcatattttccatcaaaatataatctaaaaaaagaaaattacttCCAGTTGCTCAATATGCTTGGAGAAGAAAAATGGTCTTCTCTGATTTAAGAAGAAGAAAGACTATTACACGTTGTTTTTGGGGTTAATTGATTAATACACTAAAACacctataatttttatattaagaACTTATACGATAATAGACCAATATCAAACTTTGTatcaaaattttactaaaaaatgaatttattaacgtttcgaagcccaaatcgggtttcgttgtcaaaatacaaaatactcaattatttcccataaaaaatacgcaattataaaaatgccacaaggaaatagcttcagaacaacatttgtatcaaaaatttaaaacctCTAAATATATGTACAATTGGAACTTACTTTCTCTCTTTCTTCAAAGCTTTTCTGTTGAACATTCCCCCACCTCCACCACCACCAAAACCACcgcctcctcctcctcctcctcctcttTTTGGTTTCGCTTCTTCGGTTTCGTATTCTTCATCATCGTCGTCCAAAGCTCGACCACGTGTTAAATCAATGGAAAAAGAATGGGTGTCGATGAAATCTGAGACTGCTGTAAAAAGTCTTTGTACACCATCGAGGGATTTAGCTCTCCTTGGGTTGATCTTTTGGTCGTTTCTAAGCAGTTCCAGTCCATCCAAAAGGTGGATATTACTGTTTAATGACTTTTCGAATGTTGAAGCTGCCTTTTCTGCTAAACAAGGAACTCTATAAATAAGAATAATGAAGTTAAATAGGAGTTCAAAtataacataatttaaaatttatttatttaattaatggGTAGATTGTAACtctttatttcttacatataccGGAAATCCTTACATCCAACATACTATGCATTAACTAAAATTCACATATACCTGGTTCACAATTATAGTGTCTAGACATCTATACTTACGCATGATTGTGGTATAAGCGGTAAACCAAGCCAAGCACAGCGGTACTTattccagaaagccactgcgcatccgctaggaaaaatattccgattcggatttttgcacaatcttactcaaaaggatcccttttaacaaatttgcatgttgccaggaccaaaagtgggtcaaaaattttttaaacgttttttttcctaaaattatttttattgcatggaacaaagtttttttaggttttttggatcatt
This genomic window from Diabrotica virgifera virgifera chromosome 1, PGI_DIABVI_V3a contains:
- the LOC114330297 gene encoding uncharacterized protein LOC114330297, translated to MFNRKALKKERKYYQYAFMVLLGIFGLTGPLFMKILGIIAAKSLLAAKAALIIVGGVALKKIFENSKHQPKVKVTTLPIHGHESEEDHDRFGYSFNHIPYGYGAYGNNPYHDPYSAHYPVSNSLSDNEQFAPVFYGSQKTKS